ACGAGGGCGAAGACAACAGCACCGAGGGCGAGCGCCTGGCCCACGAGCCCGGCCGCACGCAGCCAGACGAGCAGGAATGCGATCAAGGCGAGGCCACACTACCACGGGCGGCTGAATTGACGCCTGCGGTCTGGCCGGCTACTCTGGGCGCGCCTCACCGCAAGGAGGAGCGATCGTGCTGACCCGCATCGACCACGTCATGATCTGCGTGCCCGACCTGGCCCGGGGCATCGACACCTACACCCGTCTGGGATTCAGCATCCACCCGGGCGGCGTGCATCCCGGCAAGGGTACGCACAACGCCATCGCCATGTTCCAGGAGGAGTACCTCGAGCTGCTGAGCGTGCGGGAGGGCGAGCGACAGCTGGCGAGCCGCGACCTCGTCGATTTCCTCGCCGGTGGCGGCGGGTTTCGCAAGGTCGCCCTGCAGAGCGACAGCCTCGAGTCCGACGTGGCGGCCATGCGCGGGCGCGGCGTGGACGTCGGTGATGTCCAGGACGGCAGCCGCCGCACGCCCGGGGGCCAGGAGCTGCGCTGGAGGGTCGCCGCGCTCGGGCCCGGCAATCCGCTACCCGTGTTCTTCATCCAGCATCTCACGCCGATGGCCGAGCGACGCCGGCAGACGCCGGGGGCCGGCGATCACCCCAACCGCGTGCTGCGCACCGATCGCGTGTACATCGCGGTCTCCGACGTGGCCAAGACCGCCGAGATCTATGGTCGGGTGCTCGGGATGCCTCTTCCCAAGATCCAGCGGGGCACGGTGATCATGGCCGACATGGCGGTGTTCGACCTGGGGCCGACGGGCCTCACCGTGGCGCAACCGGCGGCGCCCGGCCCGGCCGCCGAGGCGCTCGCCCGGCGAGGCGAGGGGCCCTTCCAGGTGCTGTACCGGACCGGCAGCATGGATGTGGCCGCCCGCTGGATGGCCGAACACGGCATGCCGCCTCCGGCGAGAGGGATCCGCAACACCGGGGAGCAGGCGATGCTGGTGGGCCCGGAGACCGCGGGCGGCGCCTACATCGGCTTCGTGGGACCGGCCTAGCTCTGCGGTCCCGCTACTCCAGCGCGTAGAAGCCTTTCGCTCCGCCCGCCAGGATGTGGCGCTTCGTTTCCTCCGACAGCTCCGGGCGGTCGGCGATGAGCTTCGGTGCGCCCGGGAAGAAGCCATCGGGGTGGGGGTAGTCGGTCGCCCACAGGATCTTGTGCGGGCCGACGTAGTCGGCCAGCACGCCGAGACAGCCCTCCACCGGCTCGAACGAGATCCAGCAGTTGCGCTGGAAGAGCTCGCGGGGACGCATGGAGAGGCCGGAGTCG
The window above is part of the Candidatus Methylomirabilota bacterium genome. Proteins encoded here:
- a CDS encoding VOC family protein, whose translation is MLTRIDHVMICVPDLARGIDTYTRLGFSIHPGGVHPGKGTHNAIAMFQEEYLELLSVREGERQLASRDLVDFLAGGGGFRKVALQSDSLESDVAAMRGRGVDVGDVQDGSRRTPGGQELRWRVAALGPGNPLPVFFIQHLTPMAERRRQTPGAGDHPNRVLRTDRVYIAVSDVAKTAEIYGRVLGMPLPKIQRGTVIMADMAVFDLGPTGLTVAQPAAPGPAAEALARRGEGPFQVLYRTGSMDVAARWMAEHGMPPPARGIRNTGEQAMLVGPETAGGAYIGFVGPA